GTGCAGATCCACGCCTTTTAGCACGTGCAGGTCATTGTAACTTTTATGGATGTTTTTTGCTTCTATCATGGTGTTTGTTGTTACAATATTAGGTTTAAATTATACTGTTTATGCTATTGTAATCCAGGTAATATACAAGTCTTAACGAAAGATTATGTCTTGCGGGTTGTTTAAACAGGTTGTCTACACTTTCTAAATAAGCCAGTTCGCTCTGTTTATCTACATTAAATAGAGAATTTCTATAAAGCAGGATCATTTCGCTGCCGGGGGCAAAACGCCACTGGTAGCTAAGATCGAGGTTCCAGATGTTGAAGTTGGCATCGGGATTATTTTCTTCGCTCAGGTTACCATCGTAAGAAACCAATTCGCCGTTATCCTGCAATCGACTAAAACTGTCATCGGCAAAATTTGCTGAAGACCAGAAGTTCCTGAAGCTCAGGTTCAACGCCTGCCTGTTGGTGAAGTTGTAGCTGCCCTGCAGGGAATTTTCGATACTCTTCATATCCCGGGTGCCAAAAATGACATTTTTGGGAAGTAATCCTACAAAACTTTCCCGGTTATTTTCTTCCATGAACTCGAAGGAATAAATGAGCATAAACCGGTTGCTAATCCTCAAACGGGGGCTAAAACTGAAGTTGAGCTGCCCGTGCGGGCTTCCCAGGTACTTGTTGTACCCAAGGCGGGAATCTATGGCGATCCTTTTTCGGTAATCTGAAGAGATCCAGGCTTCAGCCAGAGCATTTTCAGGATATTTTATAAAAGTATTATCGCGACGGGGTTCAAAAAAGTCTTTAAAAGGAGTGCTGTAGTTAACATTTCCTCCAAAAGCAAACCTTTCGCGGGTCATTCCGAAGAAACTTGATCCGAAATTATTGGTAACGGCAATATCGGGATCATAGCGGCGCTGGTGGTCGCCGTAAAACTGGATATTGTACTCGTTAAATATCCCGCGGGGCTCAAAAATGCGGTAAGAGGCTTCCCAGTTGAAGTTGCTGTAGTTGTTCACAAAATTCACCCCAAGGTCGTTGATATCGTAGGTTTTATTGGCAAATTCGTGAGAGATCCCATACCTGAATTTTCCTTTTGTCCTTGAAAAAGCCAGTTGGGAGGCAAATCCTGTCTTGTTACTTTCAGCATAATTGATGCGGCTCATCTTGGCTTCCCCCGAAAAATTAAAGGAACTGCCGCGGTTGTACACATCAAACAAAAAGCCGGTCACATTGGCATCCCTAAAATGGCCTTCGCGAATTACGTTGGTATTGATGAGGGAAACAGAAGATTTCTGGTCAAACTGCTGGTCGAGCACAAAAATATTGTAGTTGGCCAGGGGCTCGGTAATTAGTTCTCTTTGTTCGCCGGTAATCTGGTTGTAGTAAACTGCCTTCTGGCGTTCGGTGATGGCGTTAAAAAATCCAATGCCCAGGCCGCCTTTAGTTCTTCCGGAGATCTTCAGGGCGTTGAGAAGGTTGGTGGTTTCAGGATTTTCGAGGATTTCTTCATTTTCCAGACGGGCATCCTGCGCATCATTAAAACCCAAAGGCGTGTCGCCTATTCGGCGGGAATAAAAAAGATCTCCTTTGGTAAAGAGTTCTGTTCCTTCAGTAAAAAAGGCCCTGTTCTCACCAAACGTCTGCTCGAAGGGGCCAAGATTCAATTCCACTTCATCATAAGCCGTTTGGCCAAAATCGGGGATCAAAGTGGCATCCAGGGTAAAGGCATCGTTAATTCCGTATTTTAGGTCCATCCCGGCATTAAAAGCCGTGCTGGTCTCATTGTCAATATGGTCTACTTCTCCCGAAATGTAGGGATAAAAACTGAGCCTAACGGGCGCATCTATATTTTCTACCCCCTCTAAAATGCCATTATAGTGGGTGCTTTCGCCAACCGACTTGTTGATGTAATTCCAAACGTAGGTCTCATTGAGGTGGCTAATATGCCTTCCCAGCTGCATGCTCCACAACTGATCTTTACCTCCCGGAAACCGAATGGCCGAGTAGGGGATCTGCATTTCTACGTACCAGCCATTGGCATCTGTAGATACCCTGGCTTCCCAAACCGCGTTAAAGGCAAAATCTTCGTTCTCCCTTTTCATTTTTGCATCGGCAAGTGTCCCGGCGGCAGTCACGTAAAAGCGCGTCTGGTTCTCGCCATCATTATAGGTGTTGAGATCAAAAAAGAAATAATCGGCAGTTGGCAAATTATCTCGCTGGGCAAATTCACGCCTTATTTTTGCAGGTTCATGGTCGTAGAGAAAAGCGGCCAGGTAAATGGCTTCATTAGTATAAGCTATTTTGACCTTTGTGGGATGTGTGCTGCGGGAGGGTGTGCCATCGCCAGGTTCGTACATCACAAAATTACCCGCACCGGGAACATCTTCCCAGACTTCATCATTCAAAATACCATCAACCTGAGGTTTGGTTGCAATTCTTGTAGCGGTGTAGGTTTTTTTCTTCGGAAGTTCAGTTTGTTGGCCAAAAAGGGAGCCTGTAATCAAAAGAAATAATGGTAACAGCAGATATTTACAGAGCATAGGGTGTTATTAAAGGCAAATTTATACCGCAATTGCAATGTTACGAAATCCTGAAATTTTATAATTGTAAGGTTCGTTGTTTTTCCCTATTTTTTGGAAAAACAAAACATGGAAGAAAAACAATTGGAAAAGGCAACTTTGGCCGGAGGATGTTTTTGGTGTACCGAAGCTGTCTTTCAAAGGATAGAAGGTGTGAAACAGGTGACTTCGGGCTTTACCGGCGGGCATATTAAAAACCCGCCATACCGGGAAGTGGTTACCGGAAGAACCGGGCACGCCGAATCTATAGAGATAAAATTTGATCCCGAAGTTGTCACTTTTGAGGAACTACTGTATATGTTCTTTGCCACACATGATCCCACCACCTTAAACCGGCAGCAGAACGATGTGGGCACCCATTACCGAAGCGCTATTTTTTACCATTCTGAAGCTCAAAAAGAAACTGCTGAAAAAGTGGTGAAAAAACTGGAGGAAGAAGAAACTTTTAAAGATCCCATAGTAACTGAAATCGCCCCCGCCAAAGAATTTTATGTGGCCGAGCAGGAACATCACGATTATTACAACCAAAACCGGAATCAGCCTTATTGCCGGGTGATCATTGACCCAAAAGTGCAGAAACTCAGGCATACCTTTTCCCAAAAGGTAAAAACCGAGGCTTAAAAATGGCACCTTTCTTGTATTAGATCGTAAAAAGCAAAATACAGATGAACACCAATAAAAAGAAGTTATTGATCAAAGGACTGGTTTACGACGCTATTGGTATGGCAAGTGGGGCAGTGCCGTTAGTTGGAGGATTTCTTGATCTTTTGTGGGCTCCTTACGCCGCAAAGAAAATGTCGGCCATGTACCCGGGCAAAAAGGGGAAATTAGCCTCTGCTCTGGTTTTTATTGAAGAGATACTGCCATTTAGTGATATCATTCCCACATTTACACTTATGTGGCTTTATACTTTCTTATGGCAAAATGACGAGGAATTTGGAGAACTGCGTCCTATTGAAGTTAGAGTAAAGTAGTTGAATTTTTATAAATTGAAAAAGCCGGTTGTTTTTGAACAACCGGCTTTTTTGTATTTGCTTCACAATTTAGAACTTCACTCCCAAACCAAAAGATATATTTCTTCCCATATTGGGAATTCCGTCGGGTTTTAATCTTGAAAGATGTGAAATGTAGGTCTTGTTGAGCAGGTTGGTTCCGGCAAGTTTCACTTGCACCCGGGCTGTACCCATAGCTATAGAAGTTCCTATTCCGGCGTTTAAAAGGGAATAGCCGGGAGTCTCGGTTTCAAAAAATCCGGTGTTGTTCTGATCAAAAACCGATTTCAAGCTAAGGCTTACATATGTGTCTTTTAATGTTTCTTTGTCAGCCAGTTCCACCCAAATAGTGTTCAGGACAGATTGTGCAGGGATTAAAGGAAGGTAATCTCCATTGTCCTGTTCCCCAATAACCAGTTCATAGTTGCTTTCAAAGTGTAACCAGTCTAAAGGATGAGGGTGTATATGCAATCCAACTTCCCCACCATAGAGCTTCGCATTATTTTGCAGGTACTC
This Salinimicrobium tongyeongense DNA region includes the following protein-coding sequences:
- a CDS encoding carbohydrate binding family 9 domain-containing protein, with product MLCKYLLLPLFLLITGSLFGQQTELPKKKTYTATRIATKPQVDGILNDEVWEDVPGAGNFVMYEPGDGTPSRSTHPTKVKIAYTNEAIYLAAFLYDHEPAKIRREFAQRDNLPTADYFFFDLNTYNDGENQTRFYVTAAGTLADAKMKRENEDFAFNAVWEARVSTDANGWYVEMQIPYSAIRFPGGKDQLWSMQLGRHISHLNETYVWNYINKSVGESTHYNGILEGVENIDAPVRLSFYPYISGEVDHIDNETSTAFNAGMDLKYGINDAFTLDATLIPDFGQTAYDEVELNLGPFEQTFGENRAFFTEGTELFTKGDLFYSRRIGDTPLGFNDAQDARLENEEILENPETTNLLNALKISGRTKGGLGIGFFNAITERQKAVYYNQITGEQRELITEPLANYNIFVLDQQFDQKSSVSLINTNVIREGHFRDANVTGFLFDVYNRGSSFNFSGEAKMSRINYAESNKTGFASQLAFSRTKGKFRYGISHEFANKTYDINDLGVNFVNNYSNFNWEASYRIFEPRGIFNEYNIQFYGDHQRRYDPDIAVTNNFGSSFFGMTRERFAFGGNVNYSTPFKDFFEPRRDNTFIKYPENALAEAWISSDYRKRIAIDSRLGYNKYLGSPHGQLNFSFSPRLRISNRFMLIYSFEFMEENNRESFVGLLPKNVIFGTRDMKSIENSLQGSYNFTNRQALNLSFRNFWSSANFADDSFSRLQDNGELVSYDGNLSEENNPDANFNIWNLDLSYQWRFAPGSEMILLYRNSLFNVDKQSELAYLESVDNLFKQPARHNLSLRLVYYLDYNSINSII
- the msrA gene encoding peptide-methionine (S)-S-oxide reductase MsrA, producing the protein MEEKQLEKATLAGGCFWCTEAVFQRIEGVKQVTSGFTGGHIKNPPYREVVTGRTGHAESIEIKFDPEVVTFEELLYMFFATHDPTTLNRQQNDVGTHYRSAIFYHSEAQKETAEKVVKKLEEEETFKDPIVTEIAPAKEFYVAEQEHHDYYNQNRNQPYCRVIIDPKVQKLRHTFSQKVKTEA